The Candidatus Neomarinimicrobiota bacterium genome has a segment encoding these proteins:
- a CDS encoding RecB family exonuclease produces PPILDLLEPAWISEGFTYPQEEAQYKQDAAELLTAYQQRLKGKEPPVLAVEHRFTFNLDDVTVTGRIDRIDLDKADRLTLVDYKTSRRKMTENEARQDPQLALYAMYILQAREISGRQLARPEAMDLTYYFLRTREPEVTVTFNEQELADFRQRIAQAAGGIRRQDFPFQTGYHCNFCDYKDLICPAWEQKRL; encoded by the coding sequence CTCCCCCGATCCTGGACCTCCTGGAACCGGCCTGGATCAGCGAGGGCTTCACCTATCCTCAGGAAGAAGCCCAGTACAAGCAGGATGCCGCGGAACTACTCACAGCTTATCAGCAGCGCTTAAAGGGAAAAGAGCCCCCGGTACTGGCCGTCGAGCACCGCTTTACCTTCAATCTGGACGACGTCACCGTCACCGGCAGAATCGACCGCATCGATCTGGATAAAGCTGATCGCCTCACCCTGGTCGACTACAAGACCTCCCGGCGTAAAATGACCGAAAACGAAGCCCGGCAGGATCCCCAACTGGCCCTGTATGCGATGTACATTCTGCAAGCCAGGGAGATCAGTGGCCGGCAGCTGGCTCGCCCCGAAGCCATGGACCTCACCTATTACTTCCTCCGGACCAGGGAACCGGAAGTGACCGTCACCTTCAACGAACAGGAACTGGCCGACTTCCGGCAGCGCATCGCTCAGGCAGCCGGGGGCATCCGCCGCCAGGACTTCCCCTTCCAGACCGGCTATCACTGCAACTTCTGCGACTACAAGGATCTCATCTGCCCCGCCTGGGAACAGAAGCGCCTCTAA